A region of the Vanrija pseudolonga chromosome 2, complete sequence genome:
GCACAACACGGGCTACTCGATCCTTGCCATGCGGCTTGGTGAGAAGTCGCCCTTGGTCCGCATCGCCAAGTGGTACGTCGGCTACCAGTACCCGTGGCATTACTGATTCTCTGCAGGTTCGAGCGCACTTTCGGCCAGGACGCATACTGCCACCTCTTCGTCACACGTGCGCTGGAAGAGTTCCTTGTCAAGGAGTGGCACCTTCGGTAGGTCCGTCACCGTGGCCATGGCTCACACGACCAGCGGCCGCACTGCTGTCCTGCATGACCGCCCACCAGCGCAGTTCCGCCGCACCGAGATGATCAACCGCTTAGAGGTAGGTGTCTCGTGGCTCTCCGTCCTCACCTGTGCAGCTGTTCAAGCGCATCACTCCCGAGGTCCAGCCGCCTCTTCCCGACTTCATCAATACCAAGGATATCAAGAAGACTGCCTTCACCGAGCTGACGCCCTCGGGCACCGTCGAACTTCGCCCCGACCGCCCTGCCTTCCTCGTTTCATCTACGTCATGGACCGCTGACGAGGACTTCTCTTTGCTACTCAAGGCGCTGGACATCTACCAGaaggccaagacggccggcgccaagaagctccccgtcgtcgtcatggttATCACAGGCAAGGGCGCGCTCCGCAAACAGTTCGAAGCCGAGGTTGCCAAACGCGAAAACTCGGGCGCCTGGCCTGACGTCGTTGTTCGCTGCCAGTTCGTCTCAGCCAAGGACTACCCCATCCTCCTGGGCagcaccgacctcggcgtcagcATGCACCAGAGCAGCTCAGGCCGCGACCTGCCCATGAAGGTCGTCGACATGTTTGGCTGTGGTGTGCCTGTTCTCGCCCGTGGCTTCGCCTGTATCGACGAACTGGTCAAGGATGGACGCAACGGCCGCATCTTCAAcactgccgaggagctgggcgagcaACTGATCGTGGGTTAAAAGGCTGGGAATGCCGTTCTAACCCATCAGGACACGCTCGAGAACTTCCCCGAAGCCGACAAGCTCAACCACCTCTCGTCGTTcttcgaggcggcggcaaaGCCCAAGGCGGGGTCCAGGCTgagccgctcctcgcccgacggcggcgagaccGAGTGGTCGACGTGGGATCAAAACTGGGACGTTGTGATGAAGCGCAATGTCCTCGAGTTCAAAAAGTAGCCGGGTAGCCACATCTGTATAGGATCTAGGATGCACGTATTGCATGGCTGATTATGGCAGGGTATAGGGAACGGGCTAAGTGTCCTCCAATGCAGATTCTAATATGACCAAGATGCGAGCCTAAGGGCTCACTTTTGCTCCTCCTGCGCTGGCAccacggcgggggcgggggctggtGCCTTCACTGGTGCCGCGTCTGGTGCAGGCTTTTGTGGCTCGCCAGCAGGCCTGATGGCGGGCTTGTCGGGCTCCCCGGCAGCCTTGCCGGCAGGCTTGTCTGGCCTGTCACCCTTGTTACCGGCCCTGTTGCCTGGCTTGTCGGCCTTGTTGCCAGTGTCGCTTCGTCTGGGTCTGTCGGCCTTGGGTCGGTCCGACTTGTCGCCCTTCCCACCGCCTCCGCTGGGCTTGTCGCCCcccttgtcggccttgctGCCCGGGCGCTGGTCACccgccttgtcggccttgctGCCGGGCCTGCTCCGCTCAGGACGGTCGCCCTTGCCTCCTCTAGGCTTGTCGCTCTTGCCGGCGGGACTGTCGCCAGCCTTGCcattgctgctgccagcCTTGTCGCCCGCCTtgtcggccacctcggcgggctTCTCCGCCGCAGGcttcgccggcgcgggcttgtCCGCTTCcctggccgcgcgctccgccgccacgaTCTTATCGCTCGCTTGGTtctggaggaggaggctgcgaATGCCAGCCAGAGGGCCGCCCTCACGCACCCGGATCTCGCGGCGCACCCGGGGCTCGGGGGACGTGggctcggccggcgctggcgtcgcgtcgagggcAGCAGGCTCgcttctcggcgtccgcgGCGAGCCGTTGCTCCCGGCACCGCCTcttccaccccgcccaccacggccaccacgcggcgacggcgccgcgtcaATGGGCGGAGGGAAAGCGAGCCCGATCGGCCCCTTGCGTCCGCCTTGGATCGGGTGCGGgttggccggcgcgcgcggcgcgtacgACGCGTACTCGCTCGTGCTGGACGactggcgcgacgacggccctCTCGAACCTGGTCCGCCAGGACCGCCGATACCTCGGCCACGCGTCCACCGTGGTGAGGACGAGTCGGGGACGCGGTCTAGCAGGCGCTCGGAGCGGCGgggtgtcgacgccgtcgcggctgGGACGGGGGCAGGGGCCGGCACGGGCTCTGGCGGTGCTTGGTTCTTGTTCCACACCGACGTTGGCttggacggcgacgtcgacgttgATGGCTCTGCAGCTGCTTCAGGCGCGGCCGCTGGCTTCTCCGCCGGCTTGCCGCCTAGCGAAGGgaacgccgcctcgtccttgatgtcaatcttgagcttgccgaacgcggcgacggccgcctcctcgtcgtcatcgtccgaC
Encoded here:
- the TUN gene encoding UDP-glycosyltransferase TURAN, with protein sequence MENAIFKGDNNPNAIPVWGVFAIFAALIVPPMTLFVLFAHRIETRPSRHRTATLLVLGDIGRSPRMMYHAESLAKAGWDTYVIGYGDTTPIPALLETPLVHLLHLANPPKPLLALPWILRAPIRIVYQVISVIYLAIFKVPCNTQILLVQNPPSIPTLLLAQLICGTTRSRLIIDWHNTGYSILAMRLGEKSPLVRIAKWFERTFGQDAYCHLFVTRALEEFLVKEWHLRGRTAVLHDRPPAQFRRTEMINRLELFKRITPEVQPPLPDFINTKDIKKTAFTELTPSGTVELRPDRPAFLVSSTSWTADEDFSLLLKALDIYQKAKTAGAKKLPVVVMVITGKGALRKQFEAEVAKRENSGAWPDVVVRCQFVSAKDYPILLGSTDLGVSMHQSSSGRDLPMKVVDMFGCGVPVLARGFACIDELVKDGRNGRIFNTAEELGEQLIDTLENFPEADKLNHLSSFFEAAAKPKAGSRLSRSSPDGGETEWSTWDQNWDVVMKRNVLEFKK